The Salvelinus sp. IW2-2015 linkage group LG6.2, ASM291031v2, whole genome shotgun sequence genome window below encodes:
- the LOC111965953 gene encoding uncharacterized protein, with the protein MGAGDDILLDSTPLAPLQITCLEKQVVMLQAELQSLSEENQRQAEELTVWRLTAQPLCLDPEDLTAAPLSPGHNTAPLSPGHNTAPLSPGHNTAPLSPGHNTAPLSPGQHSSVTVIREDELLLSCTSSRLYGRTLASRLHHCNSPEAKSLQNPSRKNKCTHPQETEKQTNEHGKDGEEADITKDVYQISELQTKATEHTNQDDSENKTNPNTPRATDETQAKEIVSRHNLDVIELDNKEFPTLSLAEAQSTEAQSSEINHPSHHQEEPISTGVENKNHSSVRRKVTTTSEWRTERTIVETKVLSSKVIPAGWTGQERLSSVEVSSTSSQTEEGRETGALPETHHVYTQTEKEEEEENDEEPTESPPVSPVQMSEGDRMLFSGSFPIPADPARLAERIRRNRTQMSAAYDDTEYEPYGLPEVVMKGFADIPSGLGCPYIVRRGLLGTAAMPRPQRDPGQRGGGQEDPD; encoded by the exons ATGGGGGCAGGGGATGATATTCTACTAGACTCTACTCCACTGGCTCCACTCCAGATCACCTGCCTAGAGAAGCAG gTGGTTATGCTGCAGGCTGAACTGCAGTCTCTCTCTGAGGAGAACCAGAGGCAGGCTGAGGAGCTGACAGTGTGGAGGCTGACGGCCCAGCCCCTCTGTCTAGACCCAGAGGACCTCACCGCTGCTCCCCTCAGCCCTGGACACAACACTGCTCCCCTCAGCCCTGGACACAACACTGCTCCCCTCAGCCCTGGCCACAACACTGCTCCCCTCAGCCCTGGCCACAACACTGCTCCCCTCAGCCCTGGCCAACACAGCAGTGTGACGGTGATCAGAGAGGATGAGCTGCTTCTCTCCTGTACCTCCAGTAGACTGTATGGGAGGACCCTGGCTTCAAG ACTACATCACTGCAATTCTCCTGAAGCAAAGAGTCTCCAAAACCCATCCAGAAAGAACAAATGTACACATCCCcaagagacagaaaaacagaccaATGAACATGGGAAAGATGGTGAAGAAGCAGACATCACCAAAGATGTTTACCAAATCTCAGAGCTCCAGACCAAGGCAACAGAGCACACTAACCAAGATGATTCAGAAAACAAGACCAATCCAAACACTCCCAGAGCAACAGATGAGACCCAGGCCAAAGAAATAGTCTCAAGGCACAATCTAGACGTCATAGAACTAGATAACAAAGAGTTCCCCACTCTATCTCTCGCTGAGGCTCAATCCACTGAAGCACAGTCCTCTGAAATCAATCATCCCAGTCACCATCAAGAGGAACCAATCTCCACTGGTGTTGAGAATAAAAATCACTCCTCGGTCCGTAGAAAAGTCACCACTACATCAGAGTGGCGAACTGAGAGAACGATAGTGGAGACCAAGGTTCTGAGTTCAAAGGTCATACCAGCAGGATGGACAGGTCAAGAGAGATTGAGCTCTGTAGAGGTGAGTAGTACCAGCTCTcagacagaggaggggagagaaacaggCGCCCTACCAGAAACACACCACGTATACACACAgacggagaaggaggaagaggaggagaatgatGAAGAACCCACAGAATCACCCCCTGTGTCACCAGTCCAGATGTCTGAGGGGGACAGGATGTTGTTTTCTGGGTCCTTCCCGATCCCTGCCGACCCAGCCCGCCTGGCGGAGCGGATCCGTCGTAACCGGACTCAGATGTCTGCAGCGTACGATGATACGGAATACGAACCCTACGGCCTGCCTGAGGTGGTCATgaaag gTTTTGCTGACATTCCCAGTGGTCTAGGCTGTCCGTACATTGTGAGGAGGGGGCTCCTGGGTACTGCTGCTATGCCCCGTCCCCAGAGAGATCCCggccagagggggggggggcaggaggacCCTGATTAA